In one window of Corynebacterium mycetoides DNA:
- a CDS encoding MMPL family transporter produces MFYNWGRFAYRHRRIIPVVLVAIIVAMQVFFGSKLGERLSQEGWEDPGADSTTAAAIEQETFGRDNSGDVIVLVTSPSGVAEGEVFDAANRQISALKEQFPEQIDHINSYFSSPNPQQISPDGTKAFAAIGLRGDGEQTLKDFRTIEPALDAIELPGDAQVQIAGATAVADALDEGMANDIARAEKIGLIFVALILLWVFGGVVAAAMPLIVGVLSIVGSLSLLAILAQFQQVNVFSQSVITLLGLGLAIDYGLFMVSRFREELDKGADVEEAVAVTAATAGKTVFFSALMVGVALSGLLMFPQAFLKSVAYGAIAAVILAAVISVAVLPALFGLLGRRIDMWAVRRTSRTGRRIEDTVWYRVPTWAMRHAKPVVAGTAAALILLSVPMVGITFGGINESYLPPSQETRQAQDDFNATFPAFRTDPVKLVVVGADNNQLVDVVMQARQVTGLASPLAPSRPTKDGTTVLSAPLEDRNGGEGVVTQLRDIEAPEGVELYVSGTPAMEVESIEALLARLPWMALYMVAATFILMALLFGSMILPAKAVIMNILGIGATLGFLTLVFVDGVGSGLLNFTPGPLMSPVLVLIIAILYGLSTDYEVFLVSRMVEARHNGASTDGSIAYGTARTGGIITAAAAIMIVVAAAFAMSEIVMMKYIAFGMIFSLALDATVIRLLLVPAVMHLLREDNWWAPRWVKRAYAAIGEHSERGPAGPGALAAAPAQRALPPSSAAGAGSTALRTGDVAVADTVVDTQPVRGGVSVEDNAELIPFHELMRRLSEESGPDGTDGVGR; encoded by the coding sequence GTGTTTTATAACTGGGGCCGTTTCGCGTACCGCCACCGGCGCATCATCCCGGTGGTTCTCGTGGCGATCATCGTGGCCATGCAGGTCTTCTTCGGCTCGAAACTCGGCGAGCGCCTCTCCCAGGAGGGGTGGGAGGATCCCGGCGCGGACTCCACCACCGCCGCCGCGATCGAGCAGGAGACGTTCGGCCGGGACAATTCCGGCGACGTCATTGTGCTTGTCACCTCACCCTCCGGGGTCGCCGAGGGTGAGGTCTTCGACGCCGCGAACCGGCAGATCTCGGCGCTAAAGGAGCAGTTTCCGGAACAGATCGACCACATCAACAGCTACTTCTCCTCCCCCAACCCGCAGCAGATCTCGCCCGACGGCACCAAGGCGTTCGCCGCCATCGGCCTGCGCGGCGACGGGGAACAGACGCTGAAGGACTTCCGCACCATCGAGCCCGCCCTCGACGCCATCGAGCTGCCCGGCGACGCGCAGGTGCAGATCGCGGGGGCGACCGCCGTCGCCGACGCCCTCGACGAGGGGATGGCCAACGACATCGCGCGCGCCGAGAAGATCGGGCTCATCTTCGTCGCCCTCATCCTGCTGTGGGTCTTCGGCGGGGTGGTTGCCGCCGCGATGCCCCTTATCGTCGGCGTGCTCTCCATCGTGGGTTCGCTGTCGCTGCTCGCCATCCTCGCCCAGTTCCAGCAGGTCAACGTGTTCTCGCAGTCGGTGATCACCCTGCTCGGCCTCGGCCTGGCCATCGACTACGGCCTGTTCATGGTCTCCCGGTTCCGCGAGGAGCTGGACAAGGGCGCGGACGTGGAGGAGGCCGTCGCCGTCACCGCCGCGACCGCCGGCAAGACCGTGTTCTTCTCCGCGCTCATGGTGGGCGTGGCGCTCTCCGGCCTGCTCATGTTCCCGCAGGCCTTCCTCAAATCCGTCGCCTACGGCGCCATCGCCGCCGTGATCTTGGCCGCCGTCATCTCCGTGGCCGTCCTGCCCGCCCTGTTCGGCCTGCTCGGGCGCAGGATCGACATGTGGGCGGTGCGCAGGACCTCGCGCACCGGCCGCCGCATCGAAGACACCGTCTGGTACCGCGTCCCTACCTGGGCGATGCGGCACGCCAAACCCGTCGTCGCCGGCACGGCCGCCGCGCTGATTCTGCTCAGCGTCCCCATGGTGGGCATCACCTTCGGTGGCATCAACGAGTCCTACCTGCCGCCGAGCCAGGAAACCCGCCAGGCGCAGGACGACTTCAACGCCACCTTCCCCGCGTTCCGCACCGACCCGGTCAAGCTCGTCGTCGTGGGCGCGGATAACAACCAGCTTGTCGACGTCGTCATGCAGGCGCGCCAGGTCACCGGCCTCGCGTCCCCCCTCGCCCCGTCGCGTCCGACGAAGGATGGCACAACAGTGCTGTCCGCGCCGCTGGAGGACCGCAACGGCGGGGAGGGCGTCGTCACGCAATTGCGCGATATCGAGGCGCCCGAGGGGGTCGAGCTCTACGTCTCGGGCACCCCCGCCATGGAGGTCGAGTCGATTGAGGCGCTCTTGGCGCGCCTGCCGTGGATGGCGCTGTACATGGTGGCGGCGACGTTCATCTTGATGGCGCTGCTGTTCGGCTCCATGATCCTGCCGGCGAAGGCGGTGATCATGAACATCCTGGGTATCGGCGCCACGCTTGGGTTCCTCACCCTCGTGTTCGTCGACGGCGTCGGCTCCGGCCTGCTCAACTTCACCCCCGGCCCGCTGATGAGCCCGGTGCTCGTGCTCATCATCGCCATCCTCTACGGGTTGTCCACCGACTACGAGGTCTTCCTCGTCTCCCGCATGGTGGAAGCCCGGCACAACGGCGCGTCCACCGACGGGTCCATTGCGTACGGCACGGCGCGCACCGGCGGGATCATCACCGCCGCAGCCGCCATCATGATCGTGGTGGCCGCGGCGTTCGCCATGAGCGAGATCGTGATGATGAAGTACATCGCCTTCGGCATGATCTTCTCCCTCGCGCTCGACGCCACCGTCATCCGCCTCCTGCTCGTCCCAGCCGTCATGCACCTGCTGCGCGAGGACAACTGGTGGGCTCCCCGCTGGGTCAAGCGCGCCTACGCCGCCATTGGCGAGCACTCCGAGCGCGGCCCGGCCGGCCCCGGCGCACTCGCCGCAGCCCCCGCGCAGCGAGCGTTGCCGCCGTCGTCCGCCGCAGGTGCGGGCTCGACGGCCCTGCGCACCGGCGACGTCGCGGTGGCGGATACCGTGGTGGACACCCAGCCCGTGCGCGGCGGCGTCTCCGTGGAGGACAACGCCGAGCTCATCCCCTTCCACGAGCTGATGCGGCGCCTGTCGGAGGAGTCCGGCCCCGACGGAACAGACGGCGTGGGCCGCTAG
- the trmB gene encoding tRNA (guanosine(46)-N7)-methyltransferase TrmB, whose amino-acid sequence MNNSDFPTTERPGTGELPHGRPPQTEFDTGLDYPRLGSVTFRRGTLTDNQEVLFEEHWPRLGRVLDDTPVDIDSWFGRSGHPTIVEIGSGTGTSTAAMAPCEADTNIIAVELYKPGLAKLLGAVVRGDISNIRMIRGDGVEVLARMFGEESLDGVRIFFPDPWPKARHHKRRIIQSGTLNLIASRLKPGGVVHVATDHAGYAEWIDELVEVEPMLEYKGWPWPQAPVLTDRQVITKFEGKGLDKDHIIREYLWTKK is encoded by the coding sequence ATGAATAATTCTGATTTCCCTACAACTGAACGCCCCGGCACGGGCGAACTCCCCCACGGCCGCCCGCCACAGACCGAGTTCGACACCGGTCTCGACTACCCGCGCCTGGGGTCGGTGACCTTCCGCCGCGGCACGCTCACCGACAACCAGGAGGTGCTTTTTGAGGAGCACTGGCCGCGCCTCGGCCGCGTGCTCGACGACACCCCCGTGGACATCGACTCGTGGTTCGGCCGCTCCGGGCACCCGACCATCGTAGAAATCGGGTCCGGCACGGGCACCTCCACCGCGGCGATGGCACCGTGTGAGGCCGACACCAACATCATCGCGGTCGAACTGTACAAGCCCGGGCTGGCCAAGCTGCTCGGCGCCGTGGTGCGCGGGGATATCTCGAACATCCGCATGATCCGGGGCGACGGAGTGGAAGTGCTGGCCCGGATGTTCGGCGAGGAGTCCCTCGACGGAGTACGCATCTTCTTCCCCGACCCGTGGCCGAAGGCGCGCCACCACAAGCGCCGCATCATCCAATCCGGCACGCTCAATCTCATCGCGTCCAGGCTCAAACCGGGCGGGGTTGTGCATGTGGCCACCGACCACGCCGGTTACGCTGAATGGATCGACGAGCTGGTCGAGGTGGAACCGATGCTTGAGTACAAGGGCTGGCCGTGGCCGCAAGCGCCCGTGCTCACGGACCGCCAGGTAATCACTAAATTCGAGGGCAAGGGTCTGGATAAGGACCACATCATCCGCGAGTACCTCTGGACGAAGAAGTAG
- a CDS encoding class I SAM-dependent methyltransferase yields MYRTRRLATLPRSVRLLRSFTYEQFRPAIFYGGLARDTAQLVDALCADLTGAPLSGKTVLDVGGGPGYFASEFARRGAWYVGLEPSVSEMSAAGLSGYGAVRGDGAALPFADAAFDVVYSSNVAEHIPNWRDMGEEMIRVCAPGGLVVLSYTVWLGPFGGHETGVWEHYVGGEFARRRYAQHHGRQPKNVWGESLFAVSAADGLRWARSTGLPGVAFPRYHPRWAWWVARVPVLREFATSNLALVLRKPAG; encoded by the coding sequence GTGTACCGTACCCGCCGCCTCGCCACCCTCCCGCGTTCAGTGCGGCTTCTGCGCTCGTTCACCTACGAGCAATTCCGGCCGGCGATCTTCTACGGCGGGCTCGCCCGTGACACCGCCCAGCTTGTCGACGCCCTGTGCGCCGACCTCACCGGCGCACCCCTGTCCGGCAAGACGGTCCTGGATGTCGGGGGCGGGCCGGGATATTTCGCCTCCGAGTTCGCCCGGCGCGGCGCGTGGTACGTGGGCCTGGAGCCCAGCGTCTCAGAAATGTCCGCGGCCGGCCTGAGCGGTTACGGGGCCGTGCGTGGCGACGGCGCGGCGCTCCCGTTCGCCGACGCCGCCTTCGACGTGGTCTATTCCTCCAACGTCGCCGAGCACATCCCGAACTGGCGCGACATGGGCGAGGAGATGATCCGGGTCTGCGCGCCCGGCGGGCTCGTGGTGCTCAGTTACACCGTCTGGCTCGGACCCTTCGGGGGCCACGAGACCGGCGTGTGGGAGCACTACGTGGGCGGGGAGTTCGCCCGGCGCAGGTACGCGCAACACCACGGCAGGCAGCCGAAAAACGTCTGGGGCGAGTCGCTGTTCGCCGTCTCCGCAGCGGACGGGCTGCGCTGGGCGCGGTCCACCGGGCTGCCCGGCGTGGCGTTTCCCCGCTACCACCCCCGCTGGGCGTGGTGGGTGGCGCGGGTTCCCGTGCTGCGGGAGTTCGCCACCTCCAACCTCGCGTTGGTGCTGCGCAAGCCCGCCGGGTGA
- a CDS encoding NYN domain-containing protein, producing the protein MNDLHEMTHPYNPGAAAGPDSFLLVWDAPNLDMGLGAILGGRPTAAYRPRFDAIGRWLIGQAVDASTEQGRRIEPEATVFTNIAPQGADVVRPWVEALRNVGFAVFAKPKTDDDSDVDQDMIAHIERRRDEGVLRGLVVASADGQNFLETIGELTAEGVPVTVIGFHEHASWAVTDPAITFVDLEDIPGVFREPLPRINLDQLPDEGAWLQPFRPLSALLHNSRGAAAVQA; encoded by the coding sequence ATGAACGACCTCCACGAGATGACCCACCCCTACAACCCGGGGGCGGCCGCCGGGCCCGACAGTTTCCTCCTCGTCTGGGACGCGCCGAACCTGGACATGGGCCTCGGCGCAATTTTGGGCGGGCGCCCCACGGCCGCGTACCGCCCGCGTTTCGACGCCATCGGGCGCTGGCTCATCGGCCAGGCCGTGGACGCCTCCACCGAGCAGGGCAGGCGGATAGAGCCCGAGGCAACCGTGTTCACCAACATCGCCCCCCAGGGCGCCGACGTCGTGCGCCCCTGGGTCGAGGCGCTGCGCAACGTGGGCTTCGCCGTCTTTGCCAAGCCGAAGACGGACGACGACTCCGACGTGGACCAGGACATGATCGCCCACATCGAGCGCCGCCGCGACGAGGGCGTGCTGCGCGGGCTCGTCGTCGCCTCCGCCGACGGCCAGAACTTCCTGGAGACCATCGGGGAGTTGACCGCCGAGGGCGTGCCCGTCACCGTCATCGGCTTCCACGAGCACGCCTCCTGGGCGGTGACCGACCCGGCCATCACCTTCGTGGATCTCGAGGACATCCCCGGGGTGTTCCGCGAGCCGCTGCCCCGCATCAACCTCGACCAGCTGCCGGACGAAGGCGCCTGGCTGCAGCCCTTCCGCCCCCTGTCAGCGCTGCTGCACAACTCCCGCGGCGCTGCCGCGGTCCAGGCGTAA
- a CDS encoding glycosyltransferase family 4 protein, translating into MKIVLLCWRDSTHPLGGGSERYIERVGEYLAARGHDVVLRTSSHTDAPRRSMKNGLRIERAGGKYSVYLLAPLAVWRHRPDVVVDTQNGVPFFARAYTRADTVLLTHHSHLRQWPVAGPIIGRLGAFLERRVAPRVYSGAQYVTVSDASRADLVELGVRAADIAVVHNGVDPLPPLVPTIPDDGKVHLVTLSRLVPHKRIEHAIDAVRELDGVVLDVLGSGWWEDELRAYAADLGDRVVFHGHVNEEYKHAVLSRAALHLLPSVKEGWGIAVIEAAQHGVPTVGYVEAGGLGDSVRDGTTGRLVGSEREFREVIARLLADAPVRDRMGARAREWAAQFSWEETGRRFEEVLLAVTRS; encoded by the coding sequence ATGAAGATAGTGCTGCTGTGCTGGCGCGATAGTACCCACCCGCTCGGCGGCGGCTCGGAGCGCTATATCGAGCGGGTGGGGGAATACCTCGCCGCGCGGGGACACGACGTGGTTCTACGCACGTCCTCGCACACGGACGCTCCGCGCAGGTCGATGAAGAACGGGCTGCGCATCGAGCGCGCCGGCGGCAAGTACAGCGTCTACCTGCTCGCGCCGCTGGCGGTGTGGCGGCACCGCCCCGACGTGGTTGTGGACACGCAAAACGGCGTCCCGTTCTTCGCGCGCGCGTACACGCGGGCGGACACGGTGCTGCTGACGCACCACAGTCACCTGCGGCAGTGGCCGGTGGCGGGGCCGATTATCGGGCGTCTCGGGGCGTTTTTGGAGCGCCGCGTCGCCCCGCGCGTCTACAGCGGAGCGCAGTACGTCACTGTCTCCGACGCCTCGCGCGCCGACCTCGTCGAGCTGGGGGTCCGCGCCGCCGACATCGCGGTGGTGCACAACGGGGTGGATCCGCTCCCGCCGCTAGTGCCCACCATCCCCGACGACGGCAAGGTGCATCTAGTTACCCTGTCGCGCCTGGTGCCGCACAAGCGCATCGAGCACGCGATTGACGCGGTGCGCGAGCTCGACGGCGTCGTGCTGGATGTCTTGGGCTCCGGCTGGTGGGAGGACGAGCTGCGCGCCTACGCCGCTGACCTGGGGGATCGCGTGGTGTTCCACGGGCACGTCAACGAGGAGTACAAGCACGCCGTGCTCTCCCGGGCGGCGCTGCACCTGCTGCCGAGCGTGAAGGAGGGCTGGGGCATCGCCGTTATCGAGGCCGCGCAGCACGGCGTGCCCACCGTCGGGTACGTGGAGGCCGGCGGGCTGGGTGACTCCGTGCGCGACGGCACTACGGGCCGGCTCGTGGGAAGCGAGCGCGAGTTCCGCGAGGTCATCGCGCGTTTGCTTGCCGACGCCCCCGTGCGCGACCGGATGGGTGCCCGCGCGCGCGAATGGGCGGCTCAGTTCTCCTGGGAGGAGACTGGCCGCCGATTCGAGGAAGTGTTACTCGCTGTGACGCGGAGCTAG
- a CDS encoding phosphoenolpyruvate carboxykinase (GTP) gives MTTAIKGMAQEAPTDNEHLIAWVNEAVDLFQPDSVVFVDGSQEEWDRLAAELVDKGTLIKLNEEKRPNSYLARSNPSDVARVESRTFIATEEEADAGPTNNWMKPAALKEEMLEHFSGSMKGRTMYVVPFCMGPITDPDPKLGVQLTDSAYVVMSMRIMTRMGQEALDKIEGDNFVHCLHSVGAPLAEGEEDVAWPCNDSKYISQFPETKEIWSFGSGYGGNAILAKKCYALRIASVMAKEEGWMAEHMLILKLISPEGKSYHIAGAFPSACGKTNLAMITPTLEGWSAEVVGDDIAWMHLKEDGLYAVNPENGFFGVAPGTNYASNPIAMRTMEPGNTLFTNVALTDDGDIWWEGMDGEAPEHLIDWRGHDWTPQSHHDAAHPNSRYCVPIEQCPTAAPEFNDPAGVKIDAILFGGRRPDTVPIVTQAHDWEHGTMMGAMLSSGQTAASSEAKVGALRHDPMAMLPFMGYAVGDYFQHWIDMGRKGGDRMPEIFLVNWFRRGDDGRFLWPGFGENSRVLKWIIDRIEGRVGAEETVVGYTARVEDLDLSGLDTPAEDVAEALYADPALWAEDIEDSRGYLEGLGKRVPQEIFAELDKLEQRVTEAR, from the coding sequence ATGACCACCGCAATCAAGGGGATGGCGCAGGAAGCGCCGACCGACAACGAACACCTCATCGCCTGGGTTAATGAGGCAGTCGATCTATTCCAACCTGACAGCGTGGTCTTCGTTGACGGCTCCCAGGAGGAGTGGGACAGGCTCGCCGCCGAGCTGGTGGACAAGGGAACGTTGATCAAGCTCAACGAAGAAAAGCGTCCCAACTCCTACCTCGCCAGGTCGAACCCCTCGGACGTCGCTCGCGTGGAGTCGCGCACGTTCATCGCCACCGAGGAGGAGGCGGACGCCGGCCCGACCAACAACTGGATGAAGCCCGCCGCGCTCAAGGAGGAGATGCTCGAGCACTTCTCCGGGTCCATGAAGGGTCGCACCATGTACGTCGTCCCCTTCTGCATGGGCCCGATTACGGACCCCGACCCGAAGCTCGGCGTCCAGCTGACGGACTCCGCGTACGTCGTTATGTCCATGCGCATCATGACCCGGATGGGGCAGGAGGCCTTGGACAAGATCGAGGGAGACAACTTCGTCCACTGCCTGCACTCCGTCGGCGCGCCGCTTGCCGAGGGCGAGGAGGACGTCGCGTGGCCGTGCAACGACAGCAAGTACATCTCCCAGTTCCCGGAGACCAAGGAAATCTGGTCCTTCGGCTCGGGCTACGGCGGAAACGCGATCCTGGCCAAGAAGTGCTATGCCCTGCGCATTGCGTCCGTCATGGCCAAGGAGGAGGGGTGGATGGCGGAGCACATGCTCATCCTCAAACTCATCTCGCCCGAGGGCAAGAGCTACCACATCGCGGGCGCCTTCCCCTCCGCCTGCGGCAAGACCAACCTGGCAATGATCACCCCGACGCTTGAGGGGTGGAGCGCCGAGGTCGTCGGCGACGACATCGCCTGGATGCACCTCAAGGAGGACGGCCTCTACGCCGTCAACCCGGAGAACGGTTTCTTCGGCGTGGCGCCGGGCACCAACTACGCCTCCAACCCGATCGCGATGCGCACGATGGAGCCGGGCAACACCCTGTTCACCAACGTCGCGCTCACCGACGACGGGGACATCTGGTGGGAGGGCATGGACGGTGAGGCGCCAGAGCACCTGATCGACTGGCGCGGGCACGACTGGACCCCGCAGTCCCACCACGACGCCGCCCACCCGAACTCCCGCTACTGCGTGCCTATCGAGCAGTGCCCGACCGCCGCACCCGAGTTCAACGACCCGGCAGGTGTGAAGATCGACGCCATCCTCTTCGGCGGCCGCCGCCCCGACACCGTCCCGATTGTCACCCAGGCGCACGACTGGGAGCACGGCACCATGATGGGCGCAATGCTCTCCTCGGGCCAGACCGCGGCGTCCTCCGAGGCCAAGGTGGGCGCCCTGCGCCACGACCCGATGGCGATGCTGCCGTTCATGGGCTACGCCGTGGGCGACTACTTCCAGCACTGGATTGACATGGGCCGCAAGGGCGGGGACCGGATGCCGGAGATCTTCCTGGTCAACTGGTTCCGCCGCGGCGACGACGGCCGCTTCCTGTGGCCCGGGTTCGGCGAGAACTCGCGGGTGCTCAAGTGGATCATCGACCGCATCGAGGGCAGGGTCGGCGCCGAGGAGACCGTCGTGGGGTACACCGCGCGCGTCGAGGACCTCGACCTGAGCGGCCTCGACACCCCGGCCGAGGATGTCGCCGAAGCGCTCTACGCCGACCCGGCCCTGTGGGCCGAGGACATCGAGGACTCCCGCGGATACCTGGAGGGGCTGGGCAAGCGCGTCCCGCAGGAAATCTTCGCAGAGCTGGACAAGCTCGAGCAGCGCGTGACCGAGGCGCGCTAG
- a CDS encoding porin PorA family protein produces MDSLGVGLELRRTLVRCLAVLAVCFALNLISPVVIAAQRTIAPGETRLTTFDGPAELSVETTTSKGAKSGTVEIDANIVLDGAARTDSYTAAAASSMPVPGRGGVTYYFPYRPERRTYPYSDPFAPQTLTAPAALDYVGPGSVGGLDTYKYRARIATPDYAAERIIDLQTSTGVVLDETWSVERGPATGLFRMSEASRAEARAHAAGQVRVLHVLQVLAWVTRFIAVVALAWAAVAVARR; encoded by the coding sequence ATGGACAGTCTAGGAGTCGGGCTAGAACTCAGGCGAACGCTGGTGAGGTGCCTCGCGGTGCTCGCCGTGTGCTTCGCGCTGAACCTGATCTCCCCCGTGGTCATCGCGGCGCAGCGCACCATCGCGCCGGGTGAGACCCGGCTGACCACCTTCGACGGGCCCGCGGAACTGTCCGTTGAGACAACCACGTCGAAGGGTGCGAAGTCCGGCACCGTCGAGATCGACGCGAACATCGTGCTAGACGGTGCCGCGCGCACCGACTCGTATACCGCCGCGGCCGCCTCCTCGATGCCGGTCCCGGGGCGCGGCGGGGTGACCTACTACTTCCCCTACCGGCCGGAGCGCCGCACCTACCCCTACTCCGACCCGTTCGCGCCGCAGACACTTACTGCACCGGCGGCGCTGGACTACGTCGGCCCCGGCAGCGTTGGGGGGCTGGACACCTATAAATACCGGGCACGGATCGCAACGCCGGACTACGCCGCGGAGCGGATCATCGACCTGCAGACCAGCACCGGTGTGGTACTCGACGAGACTTGGTCCGTGGAACGCGGGCCCGCCACGGGACTGTTCCGCATGTCGGAAGCGTCGCGCGCCGAGGCCCGCGCACACGCCGCCGGGCAGGTGCGGGTGCTGCACGTCCTGCAGGTCCTGGCGTGGGTGACGCGGTTCATCGCCGTGGTTGCGCTGGCCTGGGCGGCGGTGGCGGTTGCGCGCCGGTAA
- a CDS encoding acyltransferase family protein, whose translation MANTLLPELEGLRAVAALGILTTHVAFQTATYHPVLERFDYFVAVFYALSAFLLARGGQRPGYYRRRLARIAPAYLACVAVVLATLPELAHMSWPQALAQVLMLQIYVPDGLVAGLTHIWSLCVEVAFYLVLPLYLRLSTHTRTLLLSILIPASLLWPWAIEGVSVVNMQIWPPSYVLWFAVGLILAELERLGVGYRGPRWPFALLSLPVAWFAGVVGPAGLTHPTPAEFNARVILGALFAALIVAPYVLSPRDSSVLASPAVRALGRWSYSIFLWHVWVLALAFPVLGVPTFSGHFAVVLAFTVLFSVAVAYVSYELVEVPGARWINRRIARPGRCAVAEPRPPRRPPR comes from the coding sequence ATCGCTAACACTCTACTTCCCGAGCTCGAGGGTCTGCGCGCCGTCGCGGCCCTCGGCATCCTGACCACGCACGTCGCCTTCCAGACCGCGACGTACCACCCGGTGCTGGAGCGTTTCGACTACTTCGTCGCCGTGTTCTACGCCCTGTCCGCCTTCCTGCTGGCCCGCGGCGGCCAGCGCCCGGGTTACTACCGGCGACGCCTCGCGCGCATCGCCCCGGCGTACCTGGCCTGCGTCGCGGTCGTGCTGGCCACCCTGCCGGAGCTCGCCCACATGTCCTGGCCCCAGGCGCTCGCGCAGGTGCTCATGCTGCAGATTTACGTGCCCGACGGTCTCGTCGCGGGCCTGACTCACATCTGGTCGCTGTGCGTGGAGGTCGCGTTCTACCTCGTCCTCCCGCTGTATCTTCGCTTATCGACGCACACCCGAACGCTTCTCCTCTCCATCCTCATCCCCGCCTCCCTGCTGTGGCCCTGGGCAATCGAGGGCGTCTCGGTAGTGAACATGCAGATCTGGCCCCCGTCGTACGTGCTGTGGTTCGCGGTGGGCCTCATCTTGGCGGAGCTGGAGCGCCTCGGCGTGGGGTACCGCGGCCCGCGCTGGCCGTTCGCGCTGCTCTCGCTGCCCGTGGCGTGGTTCGCGGGCGTGGTGGGGCCGGCGGGGCTTACCCATCCCACCCCGGCGGAGTTCAACGCCCGCGTGATCCTCGGGGCGCTGTTCGCCGCGCTGATCGTCGCGCCCTACGTGCTCTCTCCGCGCGATTCCAGCGTTCTGGCCTCCCCGGCCGTGCGCGCTCTCGGGCGCTGGTCCTACTCCATCTTTTTGTGGCACGTGTGGGTGCTGGCACTTGCTTTCCCGGTCCTCGGCGTGCCGACGTTCAGCGGGCACTTCGCAGTCGTACTTGCGTTTACTGTCTTGTTCAGCGTCGCCGTTGCGTATGTGTCGTACGAGCTTGTCGAGGTCCCCGGGGCGCGCTGGATCAACCGGCGCATCGCGCGCCCCGGGCGCTGTGCTGTGGCCGAGCCGCGCCCCCCGCGCCGCCCCCCGCGCTGA
- a CDS encoding three-helix bundle dimerization domain-containing protein encodes MANNIDFSIIRERALRNIREDLVTAWGKIYPAEKIERTFDSVKAQHKSNAVVDDFVPVLVEAEMKERLRNAELKQTR; translated from the coding sequence ATGGCTAACAACATCGACTTCAGCATCATCCGAGAGCGCGCGCTGCGCAACATCCGCGAAGACCTCGTCACCGCGTGGGGGAAGATCTACCCCGCGGAGAAGATCGAGCGGACCTTCGACTCCGTCAAGGCGCAGCACAAGAGCAACGCGGTGGTGGACGACTTCGTGCCCGTCCTCGTCGAGGCGGAAATGAAGGAACGGCTCCGCAATGCGGAGCTCAAGCAGACACGCTAG
- a CDS encoding three-helix bundle dimerization domain-containing protein — MTNALTNKVISRVREDLAATYGAAFSDDAFASLLKQHLAEATITDFVPVLVEAEYNNLMSTGHARHDRHYSAAA; from the coding sequence ATGACCAACGCATTAACCAACAAGGTGATCTCACGTGTCCGTGAGGATCTCGCCGCAACGTACGGAGCCGCATTCTCGGACGACGCATTCGCGTCCCTCCTGAAGCAGCACCTCGCCGAGGCCACGATCACCGACTTCGTTCCCGTGCTCGTCGAAGCAGAGTACAACAACTTGATGTCCACCGGGCACGCCCGCCACGACCGCCACTACAGCGCCGCAGCCTAA